A window from Streptomyces subrutilus encodes these proteins:
- a CDS encoding ATP-dependent DNA ligase, whose product MDLPVMPPVKPMLAKSVASIPPGMQYEAKWDGFRAVVHRDGPEIELGSRTGKSLTRYFPELVAALKQNLPDRCVVDGEIVIVHDGRLDFDRLTERIHPAASRVTMLSETTPASFVAFDLLALGDEALLDTPLATRRTALSQALSTSRPPVHLAPATTDPALAREWFERFEGAGLDGVVAKPLDLPYRPDARLMFKIKHERTADAVVAGFRFHKSGPIVGSLLLGLYDDAGALQHVGVCAAFPMKRRAELVEELEPLRMPDPAAHPWAAWAEESAHESARLPGATSRWTGKKDLSWVPLRPERVIEVKYDHMEGDRFRHTAQFRRWRPDRTPESCTYAQLEEVVRYDLAEVLGPPPPPPE is encoded by the coding sequence ATGGATCTGCCGGTGATGCCGCCCGTGAAGCCGATGCTCGCCAAATCCGTGGCCTCGATCCCGCCCGGGATGCAGTACGAGGCCAAGTGGGACGGCTTCCGGGCCGTCGTCCACCGCGACGGTCCCGAGATCGAGCTCGGCAGCCGCACCGGCAAGAGCCTGACCAGGTACTTTCCCGAGCTGGTGGCGGCCCTGAAGCAGAACCTGCCGGACCGCTGCGTCGTGGACGGCGAGATCGTGATCGTCCACGACGGCCGTCTCGACTTCGACCGGCTGACCGAGCGCATCCACCCCGCCGCCTCACGCGTCACCATGCTGTCGGAGACGACACCGGCCAGCTTCGTCGCCTTCGACCTGCTCGCGCTGGGCGACGAGGCGCTCCTCGACACCCCGCTCGCCACGCGCCGCACCGCCCTGTCCCAGGCGCTGTCCACCTCTCGTCCCCCCGTTCACCTCGCGCCCGCGACCACCGACCCCGCGCTCGCACGGGAGTGGTTCGAGCGGTTCGAAGGCGCCGGACTCGACGGGGTCGTCGCGAAACCCCTCGATCTCCCCTACCGGCCCGACGCCCGGCTCATGTTCAAGATCAAGCACGAACGTACCGCCGACGCCGTCGTCGCGGGTTTCCGTTTCCACAAGAGCGGTCCGATTGTCGGATCGCTGCTCCTCGGCCTCTACGACGACGCCGGCGCCCTCCAGCACGTGGGGGTGTGCGCGGCCTTCCCGATGAAGCGGCGCGCCGAGCTGGTCGAGGAGCTCGAACCGCTGCGCATGCCCGACCCGGCCGCCCATCCGTGGGCCGCCTGGGCCGAGGAGTCGGCGCACGAGAGTGCCCGGCTGCCCGGCGCCACGAGCCGCTGGACCGGCAAGAAGGACCTGTCCTGGGTGCCGTTGCGGCCCGAGCGGGTGATCGAGGTGAAGTACGACCACATGGAGGGGGACCGCTTCCGGCACACCGCGCAGTTCCGGCGCTGGCGGCCCGACCGCACCCCGGAGAGCTGCACCTACGCCCAACTGGAGGAGGTCGTCCGCTACGACCTCGCCGAGGTCCTGGGCCCGCCCCCGCCGCCCCCCGAGTGA
- a CDS encoding helix-turn-helix domain-containing protein, with protein sequence MATEEQDEELAGVLTGVGPRLRALRHQRGTTLAQLSETTGISLSTLSRLESGRRRPTLELLLPLARAHRVPLDELVGAPETGDPRVRPRPFVRHGTTYVPLTRNLGGLHAFKQILPAVDGPPPVPEMGVHEGYEWLYVLSGRLRLLLGAHDLVLGPGEAAEFDTRTPHAFVNAGPQPAEFLSLFGPQGERIHVRARPTAATPTASSEGRP encoded by the coding sequence ATGGCCACCGAAGAGCAGGACGAGGAACTCGCGGGCGTGCTGACCGGCGTCGGACCGCGGCTGCGGGCCCTGCGGCACCAGCGCGGCACCACCCTGGCGCAGCTCAGCGAGACCACCGGGATCTCCCTGTCCACCCTCTCCCGGCTGGAGTCCGGCCGGCGCCGGCCCACCCTGGAGCTGCTGCTCCCGCTGGCCCGCGCCCACCGCGTACCGCTCGACGAGCTGGTCGGCGCCCCGGAGACCGGCGATCCCCGGGTGCGGCCGCGTCCGTTCGTCCGGCACGGGACCACGTACGTACCGCTGACCCGCAACCTCGGCGGGCTCCACGCCTTCAAGCAGATCCTGCCGGCCGTCGACGGCCCGCCGCCCGTCCCCGAGATGGGCGTGCACGAGGGCTACGAGTGGCTGTACGTCCTCTCCGGCCGGCTCCGCCTGCTGCTCGGCGCACACGACCTGGTCCTCGGCCCGGGCGAGGCGGCCGAGTTCGACACGCGCACCCCGCACGCCTTCGTCAACGCCGGTCCGCAGCCGGCCGAGTTCCTGAGCCTCTTCGGCCCGCAGGGCGAGCGGATCCACGTCCGTGCCAGACCCACCGCCGCCACCCCCACCGCCTCCTCGGAAGGACGCCCATGA
- a CDS encoding nucleotide triphosphate diphosphatase NUDT15, with protein sequence MSTTPAPDPDRSPVSRPRAVPQPNAVVGVGLVVVDAEGLVLLGQAHDGHWELPGGKVDPGEGFEQAAARELAEETDLRADPADVRVLAVQIGTDPGLTRLTAAAVTTAARGVPLVTEPDKITRWQWFAPDLIPRALYAPSAAVLRVWRPELTALPDVPSHDYATTRPAAPPTG encoded by the coding sequence ATGAGCACCACCCCCGCCCCGGACCCCGACCGCTCCCCCGTGTCCCGTCCGCGCGCCGTCCCGCAGCCCAATGCCGTCGTCGGCGTGGGCCTGGTCGTGGTCGACGCGGAGGGCCTGGTGCTGCTGGGGCAGGCCCACGACGGACACTGGGAGCTGCCGGGCGGCAAGGTCGATCCCGGCGAGGGGTTCGAGCAGGCCGCGGCCCGCGAACTCGCCGAGGAGACCGACCTGCGCGCCGACCCCGCCGACGTCCGGGTCCTCGCCGTGCAGATCGGCACCGACCCGGGCCTGACCCGGCTGACGGCCGCCGCCGTGACCACGGCCGCGCGGGGCGTCCCGCTCGTCACCGAGCCCGACAAGATCACCCGCTGGCAGTGGTTCGCCCCGGACCTGATCCCGCGGGCCCTCTACGCTCCGTCGGCGGCCGTCCTGCGCGTCTGGCGCCCGGAGCTCACCGCCCTGCCGGACGTGCCCTCCCACGACTACGCCACGACCCGCCCGGCCGCGCCCCCGACCGGGTGA
- a CDS encoding MDR family MFS transporter: MRHGAGAVRVRGVTTASVVAAAPPLLDRRRRNVIFGTIMLGVLLAALDQTIVGTALPTIVADLGGAAHMSWVVTSYLLAETVATVLVGKFGDLFGRKVIFQLSAIVFITGSFLCGLAGNMTLLILWRGVQGIGAGGLMVTSMALIADVVPLRERGKYQGAIGAVFGVATVIGPLLGGLFTDHLSWRWAFYVNVPIAVLVVIAAARTIPSVRVAGRPVIDYLGIALVAVGASALILATSWGGNEYAWGSPTIIGLFVGGLVALALFCLVETRAKEPMLPMRLFRNPVFTVCSVLSFVVGFAMLGAMTFLPTYLQYVDGDSATVSGVRTLPLVIGLLIASVFSGTVVSRTGQYRIFPIVGSLVMGVGLYLLSLMGPHTGAWLESLYMFVLGVGIGLSMQVLTIAVQNTVDYADLGTATSGVTFFRTLGSSFGTAVFGTIYANSLEPELKKGVLRAARATGADPVALAAAAQSPKGVHGLDPAAAAPIIDAYAHALQTVFLWTVPVAGFGFVVALFLKQVHLRDSARAGSTDMGDGFGSPATASGDSAKLLELAVGKLVRGMGPDTARGIVEDSDTRLDMAGAWTVMQVDLMTRTVGYASLGLIAGRRSLPPEVLLPVFDRMTEEGFLSRQGSFFTLTPAGQREADVISAAWAAWLGDRLEKDRGRPRSAELRAAADAIAKRLLAEDLGEGNFAPRVAARS; encoded by the coding sequence ATGCGGCACGGGGCCGGTGCTGTGAGAGTGCGGGGTGTGACCACTGCCTCCGTCGTAGCCGCGGCGCCACCCCTCCTCGACCGGCGGCGGCGCAACGTCATCTTCGGCACCATCATGCTCGGCGTGCTGCTGGCCGCCCTCGACCAGACGATCGTGGGCACCGCGCTGCCCACGATCGTGGCGGACCTGGGCGGCGCCGCCCACATGTCGTGGGTGGTGACGTCCTACCTGCTCGCGGAGACCGTCGCGACGGTGCTGGTGGGCAAGTTCGGTGACCTCTTCGGCCGGAAGGTGATCTTCCAGCTCTCCGCGATCGTCTTCATCACCGGCTCCTTCCTGTGCGGCCTCGCCGGGAACATGACCCTGCTCATCCTCTGGCGGGGCGTGCAGGGCATCGGCGCGGGCGGTCTGATGGTCACCTCCATGGCCCTGATCGCCGATGTGGTCCCGCTGCGCGAACGCGGCAAGTACCAGGGCGCCATCGGCGCCGTGTTCGGCGTCGCGACGGTGATCGGCCCACTGCTGGGCGGTCTGTTCACCGACCACCTCAGCTGGCGCTGGGCCTTCTACGTGAACGTCCCGATCGCGGTCCTGGTCGTGATCGCCGCGGCCAGGACGATCCCCTCCGTCCGCGTCGCCGGCCGCCCGGTGATCGACTACCTGGGCATCGCGCTGGTGGCCGTCGGCGCCAGCGCCCTGATCCTGGCCACCAGCTGGGGCGGCAACGAGTACGCCTGGGGCTCCCCGACGATCATCGGCCTGTTCGTCGGCGGCCTCGTGGCCCTCGCCCTCTTCTGCCTCGTGGAGACCAGGGCCAAGGAACCGATGCTGCCCATGCGGCTGTTCCGCAACCCCGTCTTCACGGTCTGCTCGGTGCTCAGCTTCGTCGTCGGCTTCGCCATGCTCGGCGCGATGACCTTCCTGCCCACCTACCTCCAGTACGTGGACGGGGACTCGGCCACCGTGTCCGGCGTGCGGACGCTGCCGCTCGTCATCGGCCTGCTGATCGCCTCGGTCTTCAGCGGCACCGTGGTGAGCAGGACCGGGCAGTACCGGATCTTCCCCATCGTAGGAAGCCTGGTCATGGGCGTCGGCCTCTACCTGCTGTCCCTGATGGGGCCGCACACCGGCGCCTGGCTGGAATCCCTCTACATGTTCGTCCTCGGCGTCGGCATCGGCCTGTCCATGCAGGTGCTCACCATCGCCGTGCAGAACACCGTCGACTACGCCGACCTCGGCACCGCCACCTCCGGCGTCACCTTCTTCCGTACGCTCGGCAGCTCCTTCGGCACCGCGGTCTTCGGCACCATCTACGCCAACAGCCTGGAACCCGAGCTGAAGAAGGGCGTCCTGCGGGCGGCGCGGGCCACCGGCGCGGACCCGGTGGCGCTGGCCGCCGCCGCGCAGAGCCCGAAGGGCGTGCACGGGCTGGACCCGGCGGCCGCGGCCCCGATCATCGACGCCTACGCGCACGCCTTGCAGACGGTGTTCCTGTGGACCGTGCCGGTGGCGGGGTTCGGCTTCGTCGTGGCGCTCTTCCTCAAGCAGGTGCACCTGCGCGACAGCGCCCGCGCCGGGTCCACCGACATGGGCGACGGCTTCGGCTCCCCGGCCACCGCCTCCGGCGACTCGGCCAAGCTGCTGGAGCTGGCGGTCGGCAAGCTCGTACGCGGCATGGGCCCGGACACGGCGCGCGGCATCGTCGAGGACTCCGACACCCGGCTGGACATGGCCGGGGCGTGGACCGTGATGCAGGTCGACCTCATGACCCGGACCGTCGGCTACGCCAGCCTCGGACTGATCGCCGGACGGCGCTCGCTGCCGCCGGAGGTGCTGCTCCCGGTCTTCGACCGGATGACGGAGGAGGGCTTCCTGAGCCGCCAGGGCAGTTTCTTCACGCTGACCCCGGCCGGGCAGCGCGAGGCCGACGTGATCTCGGCGGCCTGGGCGGCCTGGCTGGGTGACCGGCTGGAGAAGGACCGGGGCCGGCCGCGGAGCGCGGAGCTGCGGGCCGCGGCGGACGCGATCGCCAAGCGGCTGCTCGCGGAGGACCTGGGCGAGGGCAACTTCGCCCCGCGGGTGGCGGCGCGGTCGTAG
- a CDS encoding 6-phospho-beta-glucosidase: MRLTILGGGGFRVPLVYGALLGDHAEGRVTRVVLYDEDAARLGAMARVLADQAAAAGVPDAPAVTATTDLDEALRGADFVFSAIRVGGLEGRAADERVALAEGVLGQETVGAGGIAYGLRTVPVAREIARRIARTAPEAWVINFTNPAGIVTEAMAEELGGRVIGICDSPVGLGRRIARLVGARPQDAWIDYVGLNHLGWVRGLHVGGRDELPRLLADDGALESFEEGRLFGAQWLRSLGAVPNEYLHYYYFNRDTVRAYREAARTRGAFLRDQQRGFYAQAGRPGQPAGAALAAWDRTRAEREATYMAENREVAGVGERDDSDLESGGYEKVALALMRAIARDERATLILNVRNGSTLSVLDAEAVIEVPCLVDANGAHPVGVAPLPLHAVGLVTSVKAVEREVLGAAASGSRATAVKAFALHPLVDSVGVARRLLDGYAAVHPGLAYLR; this comes from the coding sequence GTGCGGCTGACGATCCTCGGAGGAGGCGGGTTCCGGGTACCGCTCGTCTACGGCGCCCTGCTCGGCGACCACGCCGAAGGCCGGGTCACCCGGGTGGTGCTCTACGACGAGGACGCCGCCCGGCTCGGCGCCATGGCCCGGGTCCTCGCCGACCAGGCCGCGGCGGCCGGTGTGCCGGACGCCCCGGCCGTCACGGCCACCACCGACCTCGACGAGGCCCTGCGCGGCGCCGACTTCGTCTTCTCGGCCATCCGCGTCGGCGGGCTGGAGGGCCGCGCCGCCGACGAGCGCGTCGCCCTGGCCGAGGGAGTGCTGGGCCAGGAGACGGTGGGCGCGGGCGGGATCGCGTACGGCCTGCGCACCGTGCCGGTGGCGCGGGAGATCGCCCGGCGCATCGCGCGTACGGCCCCCGAGGCGTGGGTCATCAACTTCACCAACCCGGCCGGGATCGTCACCGAGGCCATGGCCGAGGAGCTCGGCGGGCGCGTGATCGGCATCTGCGACTCGCCCGTGGGCCTCGGCCGGCGCATCGCCCGGCTGGTGGGAGCCAGGCCCCAGGACGCGTGGATCGACTACGTGGGCCTCAACCACCTCGGCTGGGTGCGCGGGCTGCACGTCGGCGGCCGCGACGAGCTGCCCCGGCTGCTGGCCGACGACGGTGCGCTGGAGTCCTTCGAGGAGGGCCGGCTCTTCGGCGCGCAGTGGCTGCGCTCGCTCGGTGCGGTCCCCAACGAGTACCTGCACTACTACTACTTCAACCGGGACACCGTCCGGGCGTACCGGGAGGCCGCGCGGACCCGCGGGGCGTTCCTGCGCGACCAGCAGCGCGGCTTCTACGCGCAGGCCGGCCGGCCCGGGCAGCCGGCCGGGGCGGCGCTCGCCGCCTGGGACCGGACCCGGGCCGAGCGGGAGGCCACGTACATGGCCGAGAACCGGGAGGTGGCGGGGGTCGGGGAGCGCGACGACAGCGACCTGGAGTCCGGCGGCTACGAGAAGGTCGCCCTCGCCCTCATGCGGGCCATCGCCCGCGACGAACGGGCCACGCTGATCCTCAACGTCCGCAACGGCTCCACCCTCTCCGTGCTGGACGCCGAGGCCGTCATCGAGGTGCCCTGCCTGGTCGACGCGAACGGAGCCCACCCGGTGGGCGTCGCCCCGCTGCCCCTGCACGCGGTCGGCCTGGTGACCTCGGTCAAGGCGGTCGAGCGGGAGGTGCTGGGGGCCGCGGCGAGCGGGTCGCGGGCCACCGCGGTGAAGGCCTTCGCCCTGCATCCGCTGGTGGACTCGGTCGGCGTGGCCCGGCGCCTCCTGGACGGGTACGCGGCTGTCCACCCGGGCCTGGCGTACCTGCGCTGA
- a CDS encoding helix-turn-helix domain-containing protein, with product MPHLAAVGPSDDLARAGEERLAGEESARGAVRSERRKEILRQRREELGLSQEDLAARLRISVRAYGNWERGLVKEWTDRKLLALAEALEMSERQCFWLFRVMVDRDPPPTWRAAEENRLPEDPAQRDYLCDYAALMEAVPYPSFLVDHRWDVALTNSAFDRLFQSVRPHPTALPDDNFLRFVLFHPDAAAVLEDHEPAWCVPLLARFATALAAAPEDEGLRSIRQEVARDPFMEAAYRYGVPHWLSTHGAQAAEQDGAVRTVRHPDPRWGLVRCRMVAETSRMLDGMGLTRITLILSAPQGAPTGPAPVGGFPQQRNSRLRAVPSLGE from the coding sequence GTGCCACATCTCGCAGCGGTGGGCCCGTCCGATGACCTCGCCCGAGCCGGTGAGGAGCGCCTGGCGGGCGAAGAGTCCGCACGCGGCGCCGTGCGGTCGGAGCGACGCAAGGAGATATTGCGCCAGCGCCGCGAGGAACTGGGCCTGAGCCAGGAGGACCTCGCCGCGCGTCTGCGCATCAGTGTCCGCGCCTACGGGAATTGGGAGCGCGGACTGGTCAAGGAGTGGACGGACCGCAAACTGCTGGCCCTGGCAGAGGCGTTGGAGATGAGCGAGCGCCAGTGCTTCTGGCTCTTCCGCGTCATGGTCGACCGCGACCCGCCGCCCACGTGGCGGGCCGCAGAGGAGAACCGGCTGCCGGAGGACCCCGCGCAGCGCGACTACCTGTGCGACTACGCGGCCCTCATGGAGGCCGTGCCCTACCCCAGCTTCCTCGTGGACCACCGGTGGGACGTCGCGCTCACCAACTCGGCCTTCGACCGGCTGTTCCAGTCCGTACGGCCGCATCCGACGGCCCTGCCGGACGACAACTTCCTGCGCTTCGTGCTGTTCCATCCGGACGCGGCCGCGGTGCTGGAGGACCACGAACCGGCCTGGTGCGTACCGCTGCTGGCCCGCTTCGCGACCGCGCTGGCCGCCGCCCCCGAGGACGAGGGGCTGCGCAGCATCCGCCAGGAGGTGGCCCGCGACCCGTTCATGGAGGCGGCCTACCGGTACGGGGTGCCGCACTGGCTGAGCACCCACGGCGCGCAGGCCGCCGAGCAGGACGGAGCGGTGCGCACCGTGCGCCACCCCGACCCGCGGTGGGGTCTGGTCCGCTGCCGGATGGTGGCCGAAACCAGCCGGATGCTGGACGGGATGGGTCTGACCCGGATCACCCTGATCCTCTCCGCCCCGCAGGGCGCGCCCACCGGGCCGGCCCCGGTCGGCGGCTTCCCCCAGCAGCGCAACAGCCGGCTGCGCGCCGTGCCGTCGCTGGGGGAGTAG
- a CDS encoding helix-turn-helix domain-containing protein: MTDGFPAPVAVAHAPLAATVTRVAELAGKMGRDLNQVFDLRRLSEASGVPTDVVRTLLDGRPAGEPDLQTRFLQRLDLLRRTRVKSNGRRYTQQEIADGAGMSRQQAGALINGDRRPTMEHCDAIQRFFGVHAGFLTAHDADALTDALQRTEQQLLQDFAGRARETAQAAAASAGDPLARLLQNHGVRGIAWRAAQLPSDKHRDKVTEWLDMLLESVKPNES, translated from the coding sequence GTGACAGACGGCTTCCCGGCTCCCGTCGCGGTGGCCCACGCACCCCTGGCAGCCACCGTCACGCGCGTCGCCGAACTCGCGGGCAAGATGGGCCGCGACCTCAACCAGGTCTTCGACCTGCGGCGCCTCTCCGAGGCCTCCGGCGTGCCCACGGACGTGGTGAGAACCCTGCTCGACGGCAGACCCGCGGGCGAACCCGACCTGCAGACCCGCTTCCTCCAGCGGCTGGACCTGCTGCGGCGCACCCGGGTCAAGTCCAACGGCCGCCGCTACACGCAGCAGGAGATCGCCGACGGCGCCGGGATGTCCCGACAGCAGGCCGGCGCCCTGATCAACGGGGACCGCCGCCCCACCATGGAGCACTGCGACGCGATCCAGCGCTTCTTCGGGGTGCACGCCGGGTTCCTCACCGCACACGACGCCGACGCCCTCACGGACGCGCTCCAGCGGACCGAGCAGCAGCTGCTCCAGGACTTCGCGGGGCGCGCCCGGGAAACCGCACAGGCCGCGGCCGCTTCGGCGGGTGATCCGCTGGCAAGACTCCTGCAGAACCACGGCGTCCGGGGCATCGCCTGGCGCGCCGCCCAACTGCCCAGCGACAAGCACCGGGACAAGGTGACCGAATGGCTGGACATGCTTCTCGAAAGCGTCAAACCGAACGAATCCTGA
- a CDS encoding toxin-antitoxin system, toxin component: MSIGREQRRLCGELVAGIRLTAPVEPVDLYAALCEGMSRHRGRRVDFRMAAFPPGTASGLWLDMADRDLVVIEERTAPDHQLVILGHELWHMKAGHCSHHVDGAAVAARLLSDQADIGETVRRVAARTRADVREETEAETFGLLLGSRCRTWLAGSSSHRAPAQRDQLAGRIEASLGYRGHRNDR, from the coding sequence GTGAGCATAGGCAGAGAGCAGCGGCGGCTGTGCGGGGAACTGGTGGCCGGCATCCGGCTCACCGCCCCCGTGGAACCCGTGGACCTCTACGCCGCCCTCTGCGAGGGCATGAGCAGACACCGTGGCCGCCGGGTGGACTTCCGGATGGCAGCCTTCCCGCCAGGGACGGCCAGCGGCCTGTGGCTCGACATGGCGGACCGCGATCTCGTGGTCATCGAGGAACGCACCGCACCCGACCACCAGCTGGTCATCCTGGGCCACGAGCTGTGGCACATGAAGGCCGGCCACTGCAGCCACCACGTCGACGGCGCCGCCGTCGCCGCCCGGCTGCTGTCCGACCAGGCCGACATCGGCGAGACCGTTCGCCGTGTCGCCGCGCGCACGCGCGCCGACGTCCGGGAGGAGACGGAGGCGGAAACGTTCGGCCTGCTGCTGGGCAGCAGGTGCCGGACCTGGCTGGCCGGCTCGTCGAGCCACCGGGCCCCGGCACAGCGTGACCAGTTGGCGGGCCGCATCGAGGCCTCGCTCGGATACCGGGGGCACAGGAACGACCGTTGA
- a CDS encoding MAB_1171c family putative transporter, with the protein MNGQDYYIPAAAMAVALAFKLPALRHSWRDPLLRSVCALVLLAGAVFTFAAPPTIGAVNRWSGIANFSAPLVYCLITAFSASCLVLVVNWRGGPPEKTRRVSRMWITVYAVVVVCLVVLFALGDASVERLRDLDTYYANTPYIREMIALYLAAHCVAAVVMVSLCWRWSLQVRGWLRVGLMIIVAGYVFNLGYDATKITSVVARWTGHDLDFLSTFVAPPLASLGALVSAIGFVVPLVCQRLSDNWQSWTTYRRLGALWQEVQISAPEGTPSVQMSWWSAAELRVIQRESDIHDGFLHLGPYFDRALRDGVHARATADGADEDTARAVADAAMVTAAVRARSEDPEGAVIGSGEETVLDTADGPRDLLRISHALRHAPMVQAVRQQTALPAAGPA; encoded by the coding sequence TTGAACGGCCAGGACTACTACATTCCCGCAGCCGCGATGGCGGTCGCCCTCGCCTTCAAGCTGCCCGCCCTGCGGCACAGCTGGCGCGACCCGCTGCTGCGGTCGGTCTGTGCGCTCGTCCTGCTGGCCGGAGCCGTCTTCACCTTCGCCGCCCCGCCCACCATCGGGGCGGTCAACCGCTGGTCCGGGATCGCCAACTTCTCGGCCCCGCTGGTGTACTGCCTGATCACCGCCTTCAGCGCCTCCTGCCTGGTCCTGGTCGTGAACTGGCGGGGCGGACCGCCCGAGAAGACCCGCCGGGTCTCGCGCATGTGGATCACGGTGTACGCCGTCGTGGTGGTCTGCCTGGTCGTGCTCTTCGCGCTGGGCGACGCCTCGGTCGAGCGGCTGCGCGACCTGGACACGTACTACGCCAACACCCCCTACATCCGGGAGATGATCGCCCTCTACCTGGCGGCCCACTGCGTGGCGGCGGTGGTGATGGTGTCGCTCTGCTGGCGCTGGTCGCTCCAGGTCCGCGGCTGGCTGCGGGTGGGGCTGATGATCATCGTCGCCGGCTACGTCTTCAACCTCGGCTACGACGCCACCAAGATCACGTCGGTGGTCGCCCGGTGGACCGGCCACGACCTCGACTTCCTGAGCACCTTCGTCGCCCCGCCGCTCGCCTCCCTGGGCGCCCTGGTCAGCGCGATCGGCTTCGTCGTGCCGCTGGTCTGCCAGCGCCTGTCGGACAACTGGCAGTCCTGGACCACCTACCGCAGGCTCGGCGCGCTCTGGCAGGAGGTGCAGATCTCCGCTCCCGAGGGCACCCCCTCCGTGCAGATGTCCTGGTGGTCCGCGGCCGAGCTGCGGGTGATCCAGCGCGAGTCGGACATCCACGACGGCTTCCTGCACCTCGGCCCGTACTTCGACCGGGCCCTGCGCGACGGCGTCCACGCACGCGCCACCGCGGACGGCGCCGACGAGGACACCGCACGCGCGGTCGCCGACGCCGCCATGGTGACGGCCGCCGTACGGGCCCGCTCCGAGGACCCGGAGGGCGCGGTCATCGGGTCCGGCGAGGAGACCGTGCTCGACACCGCCGACGGGCCGCGCGACCTGCTGCGGATCTCGCACGCGCTGCGGCACGCGCCCATGGTGCAGGCGGTGCGGCAGCAGACGGCCCTGCCGGCGGCCGGCCCGGCCTGA
- a CDS encoding DUF4239 domain-containing protein: MSEWLVLAIAMALVCALVLAITTIRHRRVAADEDTSETPDVIEYMVMMVGVVYAIVLGLAIAGVWEARGSAEDSVRREAQSLYEVTQRADVYPAPVRDRIRGEVDAYVSHTVAVDWPLLVSGEGASPEGAQLLGKLRSDVTHQSPSNELQAQAYQPLLDHIAAADDARHSRTQSDESTLPGVVWFGLLVGGVVTVGLIFTLQIRRSGRELLLAGLFSALIVFLLFMVWSFDAPYGRDGIDSAGPFQDLFPTLSVAAAAR, from the coding sequence GTGTCCGAATGGCTGGTCCTGGCCATCGCCATGGCGCTCGTCTGCGCCCTCGTCCTCGCCATCACCACGATCCGGCACCGCCGGGTCGCCGCTGACGAGGACACCAGCGAAACCCCCGACGTCATCGAGTACATGGTGATGATGGTGGGGGTGGTCTACGCGATCGTGCTGGGCCTCGCCATCGCGGGCGTCTGGGAGGCGCGCGGGTCCGCCGAGGACAGCGTGCGCCGCGAGGCCCAGTCGCTGTACGAGGTGACCCAGCGCGCCGACGTCTACCCGGCGCCCGTGCGCGACCGCATCCGCGGCGAGGTGGACGCGTACGTGTCCCACACCGTCGCGGTGGACTGGCCGCTGCTGGTCTCGGGGGAGGGCGCCTCGCCCGAGGGCGCACAACTGCTCGGCAAGCTGCGCAGCGACGTCACCCACCAGAGCCCCTCCAACGAACTCCAGGCACAGGCCTACCAGCCGCTGCTGGACCACATCGCGGCCGCCGACGACGCCCGGCACTCGCGGACCCAGAGCGACGAGTCCACGCTGCCGGGCGTGGTGTGGTTCGGGCTGCTGGTCGGCGGGGTGGTCACGGTGGGGCTGATCTTCACCCTGCAGATCCGCCGCTCGGGCCGGGAGCTGCTGCTGGCCGGGCTGTTCAGCGCGCTGATCGTCTTCCTGCTGTTCATGGTGTGGAGCTTCGACGCGCCGTACGGACGGGACGGGATCGACTCCGCCGGGCCCTTCCAGGACCTCTTCCCGACGCTGTCGGTGGCGGCGGCCGCCCGCTGA